The Acidobacteriaceae bacterium nucleotide sequence AGGATCGCGGAAGACGAGCGGTTCGGCGTCGAAGAGCTGGTGCGAGGCCCGACGCAGAGCCACTCGAAGCGCGGTGCGGGATGGCTGGGCGTGGATCAACGCGCGCTTAGGCGACCTTGGTGCCGAGCATCCAGCGGAAGGCGTTCGCGAGGTAATCCTTCAGGTCCTTGCGCTCGACAATGGCGTCGAGGAAGCCGTGCTCCAGCAGGAACTCTGAGCGCTGGAAGCCCTCAGGGAGCTTCTGGCGCGTGGTCTGCTCGATAACGCGCGGGCCCGCAAAGCCGATCAGAGCGCCAGGCTCCGCGATGTTCAGGTCGCCCTGCATCGCGAAAGACGCCGTAATGCCGCCGGTCGTGGGGTCCGTCATCAGGCTGATGTAGGGCACCTTGGCGTCATCCAGCTTCGCCAGTACGGCAGAGACCTTCGCAAGCTGCATCAGGCTCACAATGCCCTCCTGCATGCGTGCGCCGCCGGAGGCGGAGACGATGATAAGCGGAGTCTTTGTGGCGAGCGCGCGATCCCCTGCGCGGGCGATGGTTTCGCCAACAACCGCGCCCATGGAGCCGCCATTGAACTCAAACGCCATGGTGCTGAGCACGACGGGCTGGCCGTTGATGGTGCCCAGAGCGTTCAGGATCGCGTCGTCTAGGCCGGTCTTCTTCTGCGCCTGCCTGATGCGGTCCTTGTATGGCTTGAGATCCGTGAATTCGAGCGGATCGGTGGTGACGAGGCCGGTATCGACGATCTCGAAACCTGCGTCGAGGAGCAGTTCAATGCGCTGATGCGCGCTGATGCGGAAGTGCCTGCCGCAGTTGGGGCAGACCATCAGGTTCGCTTCCAGGTCAGCCTTCCAGAGCGTCTTGCGGCACTGGTCGCACTTGATCCAGAGGCCTTCGGTGCGGACTTCATGGTCCGGCGTCGGAACGATCTCGTGGTCTTGGCGTTTGAACCAGGTCATCGGCTGGGGGCTGCTCCTCTGGGGCCTCGAAGGCCCTGTTTATTGTAGCGGAGCGAGGAAACTCTGGCAGGAGAAGAGAAAAAGCCTCGGCGCAAAGGGCGCCAGGAGCGCAGAGGGAACGCGACGGCTTCGTAGCCTTACGAGAGTTCGTAGCGTTACGTTGCGTGCCTGGCGCCCACTGCGTCGAAGCTTGGCATCGAGGCTCGGAGAGGGAGCTTAGGCCGTGGCCCAGGCAGGTGCGTTGCCGAGAAGTGCGGCAGCGGAGAAGCGGGGGTCGCCGTTCCACTCCGGCAGATGGAAGCCGGTCTGCGGGTGGGCCTCAGCAGCGCCCGTGGCGTGCTGCTGACGGAGCGATTCGAGAATTTCAGCGCGGCGGCGGTCGCGTTCCGGCGCAGAGGTACGCGTCCAGTAAACGTGGAATCCCTGGCCGCAGACTTCGCAGCGGACATCAGAGGCGGTTTCAGAAGCTTTACAGAGAACTTGCATGGAGTCTTGGTGTCCTTTCTGAGGAATTGGTGACGCTCAGCAGGTGTGTGGCTAGAGTATCGCGTCCCGGCGATAGGAACATTGCATCTTTCCATGAGATCGATACAACTTCGGCAGCAACGAATCCGATATCCTTGCAGGGTGAGT carries:
- the accD gene encoding acetyl-CoA carboxylase, carboxyltransferase subunit beta yields the protein MTWFKRQDHEIVPTPDHEVRTEGLWIKCDQCRKTLWKADLEANLMVCPNCGRHFRISAHQRIELLLDAGFEIVDTGLVTTDPLEFTDLKPYKDRIRQAQKKTGLDDAILNALGTINGQPVVLSTMAFEFNGGSMGAVVGETIARAGDRALATKTPLIIVSASGGARMQEGIVSLMQLAKVSAVLAKLDDAKVPYISLMTDPTTGGITASFAMQGDLNIAEPGALIGFAGPRVIEQTTRQKLPEGFQRSEFLLEHGFLDAIVERKDLKDYLANAFRWMLGTKVA